From a single Nicotiana tomentosiformis chromosome 2, ASM39032v3, whole genome shotgun sequence genomic region:
- the LOC104086504 gene encoding uncharacterized protein — protein sequence MENSQSYGKRIGILFLFWGMFLLLSGVSAEDRQNPTKNVNLAPFMQWRSAYFCLLNTSPVCSKNHTLTLSGWLNVKKEEGKKFCEKGGCAEHTKGVLDCINHVKRDFWFANKATVQHIYDTIDIGCHTPQGFNGTSLYPTKG from the exons CTCTTCTTATTTTGGGGCATGTTCTTATTGCTATCTGGTGTCAGTGCAGAAG ATAGGCAAAATCCCACCAAAAATGTGAATTTGGCCCCATTTATGCAGTGGCGAAGTGCTTATTTCTGCTTGCTAAAT ACATCTCCAGTTTGTTCAAAGAATCACACACTCACATTATCTGGATGGCTGAatgtgaaaaaagaagaaggaaaaaaattCTGTGAAAAAGGAGGATGCGCAGAACATACAAAAGGAGTACTCGACTGCATTAATCATGTCAAACGTGATTTTTGGTTTGCAAATAAGGCTACTGTTCAACATATCTATGACACCATTGACATTGGCTGCCACACCCCACAAg GTTTTAATGGAACAAGCTTGTACCCCACTAAGGGTTAA
- the LOC104086505 gene encoding ubiquitin-conjugating enzyme E2-17 kDa has protein sequence MASKRILKELKDLQKDPPTSCSAGPVAEDMFHWQATIMGPTDSPYAGGVFLVSIHFPPDYPFKPPKVAFRTKVFHPNINSNGSICLDILKEQWSPALTISKVLLSICSLLTDPNPDDPLVPEIAHMYKTDRSKYETTARSWTQKYAMG, from the exons ATGGCGTCGAAGAGGATATTGAAGGAGCTCAAGGATCTGCAGAAGGATCCTCCCACATCATGCAGTGCTG GTCCAGTGGCAGAGGATATGTTCCATTGGCAAGCAACAATCATGGGGCCTACAGATAGCCCGTACGCTGGAGGTGTATTTTTGGTTTCAATTCATTTCCCTCCGGATTATCCTTTCAAGCCTCCAAAG GTTGCCTTTAGAACTAAGGTTTTCCACCCTAATATCAATAGCAATGGAAGTATTTGTCTGGATATTCTAAAAGAGCAGTGGAGTCCAGCGTTAACCATATCTAAG GTCCTGCTCTCCATCTGCTCCCTATTGACTGACCCAAATCCAGATGATCCGCTTGTACCAGAAATTGCTCACATGTACAAGACCGACAGGTCCAAATACGAGACCACTGCTCGTAGCTGGACTCAGAAATATGCTATGGGATAA